CATACAGTTGAACACGTTTTAGCTGCTTTGGCAGGTTTACGCATAGATAATTGTCGAATTGAACTTAATTCTAACGAACCTCCCGTCATTGACGGAAGTTCGATGCCATATGTAAATGCTCTTCTCGAAGCCGGCATAACTGAGCTTAACGCCGAAAGAGAGTATTTCGTTATTGACGAGGCAATTCGCTACACAAACGAAGACAAGCACGTTGACATTGTCGCATTGCCCAATAATGATTACCGTATCACAGTCATGATTGATTATTTCAACCCTGCACTCGGTAGTCAGCATACGGGTATGTTTGATTTAGAAAAAGAATTTGTTAGTGAATTTGCTCCTGCTCGCACATTTTGCTTTTTGACCGAAGTTATGCATCTGCACAAACAAGGTTTAATCAGAGGCGGAAGTCTTGATAGTGCTATAGTTATCATAGATAAAGAAATGACTCCTGATGAACTTGGCGAACTTAAGCAGATTTTCAGATTGAACGGCGTTCCGAATCTTGGTGAAAATGGGATTTTGAATGGGACAAATTTGAGATTCAAAAACGAGCCCGTTCGCCACAAACTGCTTGATATGATTGGCGATTTGGCACTAATTGGTGTGCCTCTGAAGGCACAAATTCTTGCGGCTCGTCCGGGTCATGCCAGCAACATCGAATTTGGCAAATTAATCAGAACAAAATATCTTGAAAATAAAATCAAATTCAAGAAACCTTTTCCGAATGATAAAAAATCTCTCGATATAAGCGACATAATGAAGATTCTCCCGCATCGTTATCCATTCTTATTGATAGATAGGATAATTTCAATAGATGACGAGAATAGCATCATTATTGGATTGAAAAATGTTACTATCAACGAACCATTTTTCGGCGGTCATTTTCCTGATAAACCAGTTATGCCGGGTGTGCTTATACTTGAAGCTCTTGCTCAAGCAGGCGGACTGATGATAACGCGAAAAGTGGAAAATATTGACAACAAATTAGCGTTCTTTATGGGAATTAAAAATGCTAAATTCAGAAAACCCGTTTTTCCGGGTGACCAATTAATTATGGAAGTCAAACTTATTTCTAAACGCCTGAACACATTCTTATTTGAAGGCAAAGCTATGGTCGATGGTCAAATCGTAGCAGAAGCCGAGTTTCAAGCTGCTTTAGTCGATAAATAAAAATGGTTACAAAGATTCACCCTACTGCTATTGTTTCGGACAAAGCGATAATCGGCAATAACGTCACAATCGGTCCTTTCACTATTATCGAAGATGACGTTCAGATTGGTGATGATTGCGAGATTCGCTCTTCGGTTGTTATCGGAGATGGCGCAAGAATCGGCAATAATGTCAAACTCTTTGCAGGCGCCGTGATTAGTACCGAACCACAAGACATGAAATTTGATGGTGAACAAACTTTCACTATCATCGGCGACAACAGCATAATACGCGAATTTGCTACTATCAATCGTGGAACCAAAGAAACCGGTAAAACTCAAATTGGCAGTAACTGCCTAATTATGGCGTATTGCCACATTGCTCATGATTGTATCATCGGTGATAATGTCATAATGTCTAATGTTGTTCAGATTGCGGGTCATGTTGTAGTCGAAGATTGGGTAATACTCGGTGGAGTTGCCAAAATTCACCAATTTTGCAAAGTCGGAAGGCATTCGATGGTCGGTGCAGATGTCAAAATTGTCAAGGACGTTGCTCCTTATACACTTGTTGACCGAAAACCGGCTCAAGTTGAAGGTATAAATAAAATTGGGCTTCGCAGACGTGGCTTCGAAGCTGAAATAATCAACGAAATTGAACTTTTCTACGATACTTTGCTTTTTTCGGGATTGAACAATTCAGACGGAATTGCAAAATTTCTTCAAAGGGGTGAAACCTCACCCGAAGTAAACTATTGCATAGACTTCATCAAAAATTCTGTCAGGGGTATTCATCGCTAATTTTTCCCAATTATCATAAATTGGAATTTCGTGCAATATGTCCGATGAAAACCACAACAAAATCAGATTTGATTCTGTAATACGAAAAACAAAAGATTTTTCAGTCGTAAAACCCATTTTATTGTTGATAGCAAGCGATTTGCTTTCCATCATAATTTGTTTTGCGATTGCTTCAGTTGTAATACGCAGCTTTTATTATCCCGCACTTGATATTTTAAATCTCTACCTCGAATTCCAAATTGTAATGCCCGTGTTTTTTGTCATGTTTACAATTAACAGGCTTTATCCCGGATATGGCAATTTCATCGTCAACGAAATTCATTCCATTTGGATTACAATAACACTGATGTTCAGTCTGATGGCTGTTGCATCGCTATTTGTGCATCTCCAAATTTGGTATGTCAAATCATTCTTCTTTCTATCGTGGGCATTGCTATTGTTTATAATGCCAATTATGAGGCATATCATTAAAATGGTTTTTACCTCGAAAAGCTGGTGGGGAACGCCTGTTCTGATTATTGGGTCAGCGAAATCTGCCAAAAAAGCCATTGAATCACTCCAGAAAAATCCTTTTGGCGGCTATAAACCTGTTGCTTGTTTCATTGATGATTACAAGGATAAAAGCATCGGTATTGAAAATATCGAAACATTTTCTTTAGATGATTTGCATCAATTTGATTTAATTGATAGCATTGATACAGTCATATTCATTAGCGAAGGAATTCCGGAAAATCGCAAAAATGAAGCAATTAACCACTGTGTTAAGACATTCAAAGACACAATCATAGTAAACGAAATTTACGGGCTTTCAAGTTTCTGGCTCTTATTCAATTCATCAAATAGCTTTTATGGTGTGAATCTGAGGAGCAATCTGTTGGATAAGCCGATTATCATTTATAAACGATTTTTCGACCTCATTCTCAGTATTGCCTTGCTCGTAGTGTGGTTGCCTTTGATGCTCTATGTCACATTGGCATTATTTATATCAGGCACGAAGAATGTCATTTATAAGCAAGTCAGGATGGGGCTCAAGGGTAAGCATTTCAATCTATTCAAATTCCGCACAATGAAGGAAGATGCTCATGATTCCTTGAGCGAAATTTTGGAAAAGTATCCTGAGAAAAAAGAGGAATATGCCAAATTTCACAAATTGAAAGATGACCCGCGAATAACTAACTTTGGGCGCACTTTACGCAAATTCAGCCTCGATGAATTGCCGCAATTTATCAATGTGCTCAAAGGGGATATGAGCCTGATTGGTCCGCGTGCATATTTGCCCGAAGAGCGCATCAAGATGAACGATACCGATAAATTGATTTTGAACGTCAAACCCGGTATTACAGGTTTATGGCAAGTAACCGAGCGAAATGATTCAACTTTCGAGGAACGTTGTATGGCTGATATTTATTACATTCGCAATTGGACTTTATCACTTGATTTTTATATTTTTATCAAAACGATTTGGGTCGTCATGACCGGCAAAAGTAGTTTTTGAGGACAAGCATGAAGAATATATTTTTTACTGCATTCATAATTTTGATGATTTGTACAAATGTTCACTCCCAAAGTGATGATGTATTGCTATTCAGACCTTTGACAGCAAATACATTTGAGCCGAGAATAGGGGCGCATTACAATACCTGTGACGAGAATTTACGATTGGATATCGGTGCATCTTTTGATTTGCTAAATATTAAGTATGATAACTCTGCTCTGGCTTTTGGGACAGATTTTTTCACATATACTCGCCTTCGGAGCGATAATAATTTCAAATTTCCTGTGGAAACTTCGGATTATTTTTTCGGTTTAAATGCTTCCCACGAGCATGAACTTGGTGATGACTTAATTGAAGCTCGATTTAGATTGGCTCACATTTCATCACATCTGGTTGACGGCTATTCGCAAAACGGAACATTTTTCAAAGAGCCATTTGTATATAGCCGAGAGTTTGTTGACCTTTACGTAGTTTACGAAACGCATTTTACGTCATGGTTTTCGATTCGCCCTTATGCCGGATTGACGCTTGTATTCTCGACTATCCCCGATAATGTAAATCAAATTCTACCACAAATTGGTATCGAATCTGAAGCAAAATTGAACGAGTATATTAAATTTCATTTTGCTTTCGATGTCAAAGAAGGCGAAAATCGAGTTGGCTATATTTCCCAAACCGGAATTGATTTTCAGTTCAACAAAAAGTTCGGTGTTCGGCTGTTCTACAAGTATTACAACGGAAATTCTATGCATGGAATGTTTTTTGATGAAAAAGATATTTATAATGCAGTTGGTTTTAACGTAATTTATTTTTAAATTAGAGGTTGGAATTGTTTAAATTTCGTAAGACATATTTTTCATTACAAATTATGGAGATTTTATGGCAAGAAGCGTCAACAAAGCGATAATTTTGGGTAATTTGGGTCAAGACCCGGAACTCAGAAGTACTCCTACAGGTCTGTCAGTCACAACACTCAATGTTGCAACTACTGAAAGTTTTAAGGATAAGAACGGAGAATGGAAAGATAATACTGAATGGCACAGGATTGTCGTGTGGGACAAAATGGCTGAAATTGCTCATGAAAGACTCAAAAAAGGCAGCAAAGTCTATGTTGAAGGTAAAATCACAAACAGGTCTTACGACGGCAAAGATGGTGTCAAACGCTATGTTTCGGAAATTCGTGCAATGATGGTGATTCCCTTGGACTACAAGGCTCCCAATAGGAATAATGAATATGCCGATGAATCTAACGATGAAGATATCCAAGTTCAAGACAATAATGGCGAAGATATACCATTTTAAATTTCAAAACTTTAATATCTAAAAATTCCGCTTAGCCGGAATTTTTTATTTTTTATGAAAAAACTAATTTTATTCGACATTGACGGTACAATTTTAAACTTCAAGCATGGTATAGCCAAATCCTTGTTTGCGGATTTGCTCTCAGAATTATTTGGCAAGGAAGTTCCTGATTCGGCTATTCCCGATTTTTGGGGTATGACTGATTTGCAAATTCTGAGAATCATTAGCCAAAATATCGGAGTTTCATACGATGATACTTTGAAAATTTTGCCAACCATTTGGAGCAGGATTTACATAAGTTTTGAAGAACATACTACAATTGAAAATGTGAAAATATTGCCCGGTGTTGTAGAATTAATCAACGATTTGCACGATAATCCGGACATACAATTAGGCTTATAACGGGGAATTTCTTCGAGAATGCATATTTGAAACTTCGTGCACATAATTTGGACAAATTTTTTCCTCTATCGGTGCTTTCGGTTCGGATTCTGACGATAGGAATATGCTTCCTCCGATAGCTATCAAAAGGGCTAACAAATTCGTCGGGAGCGAAAATTTCAATACGAATAATACACTAATAATCGGCGACACACCTCGCGATATTGATTGTGCAAAGGCTCATAATATTGCCGTTTTGTGCGTTGCCACAGGTGCTATGACATTCGATGAATTATCTTTGCTCAATGCCGACTTTGTGCTGAATGACTTGTCCGACACCCGACATACACTGGAAATTATAAATAGACTTATCGAAAATTGAAATGAAAAAAATCATAATTGCAATTGACGGACCGGCTGGTTCGGGAAAATCCACTACAGCAAAAATTGTTGCCGAAAAGCTCGGCTATATATATATTGATACAGGTGCGATGTACAGAGCAGTAACTTTGGAATGGCTGCGATGCGGATTGGACATGAACGACGAGAATCTTAATAAGCTGATGGACAATCTCAGTATCGAGCTTAAACAATCCGAATGGGGGCAGAGAACTTTTTTGAATCATGAAGATGTCAGCTCGGAAATTCGCCTGCCGGATGTTACCAAATATGTCAGCCCGATAAGTGCGTATTCCTATGTTCGGGAAAAGTTGGTCGAGCAACAACGATTGATGGGCAAAAATGGCGGTGTTGTCATGGACGGACGCGATATTGGCACGGTTGTATTCCCTCAGGCAGAGCTTAAAATATATTTAGTGGCGTCAATATCTGCCCGTGTTCAACGTCGTTTGAAGGAGTCAATTGCAAAAGGAATTAATGTTTCCGAGTATGAAGTCAAGCGGCAAATTGTTGATAGAGATGCTTATGATAGCTCCCGAAGCAACAGCCCGCTCCGAAAAGCTGATGATGCTACCGAAATTGATACTTCGGACTTGACAATCGAGCAGCAATCCAATTTGATAATTGATTTGGCAACAAAAATAATCAATAAATAAGCTATTATGAAAGTTACTATAGATATTAAATCGGGGTTTTGTTGGGGAGTTGACCGCACTGTTGACATTGCGGAAGAAACCCTGAATCAGTCGCAAACAGAAGGTAAAAATGTATATATTCTCGGGCATATAATTCACAATCCGAAAGAAATCGAAAGACTCGAACAAAGAGGTCTGACTACGATTACTCATTCGGATTTGGAGCGTATTGCTAAAGATGACAAAGACGCCAAAGTTATTATACGGGCTCACGGCGAACCACCCGCAACTTACAAAAGTGCCGAAAATCTCAACTTAGACGTTGTCGATGCAACTTGCCCGCTTGTGACGAATTTGCAAAATCGAGTCAGAAAATATCATCAGCAGAATTTTCAAATCATAATCTTTGGTAAAAAAGAACATGCTGAAGTAATCGGACTGCGCGGCGTTTGTGATGATAACTGTCATGTAATTAAGACTTTAGACGAAGCAATGCAAATCACTGATTTCGACCGACAAACTGTCTTTATGTCCCAAACGACAATGGATAAACATCATTTCCACGAAGTTAAAGAATACCTCGACAGCAAAATTAAAAATATGATTGATTTAGGGGAAATTGACAACAAACTCTTAGCACGCGATACCACTTGCCGTGCTGTTACGAGTAGGGAAGAGCCTTTGCTCAACTTTGCCCGTATTAACGATGTTGTGATTTTCGTTTCGGGCAAAAATTCATCCAACGGCAAAAGCCTCTATCAGTCTTGCTTGAAAGTCAATCCCAAAACTCATTTCATCGAAGATATTTCCGAGATTGATTGGACATGGTTCGACGGCGCCGAAACAGTCGGCATTTCCGGTGCTACAAGCACTCCGCAATGGTACATGGAAAAAGTAAAAGCTGTGATTGAAGACAAGTTCAATATAAATGAAAGTTCATTAGTCAATTGAAATTTTTCTGCAAATAAGAAATTTTTTGCTTCCATCACATAATGTTACAGCAAATATTTTATACTCATCGCCCTCGAGTAAATTCAATTTTTTTCGCAAATCCTCAGTTTTCATCGGAAAATTTCTCACTTTGAGCATCGCTTTGGGCTGATTGCCCAATATATTTTCCAATTCTTTTGCATTCGGTTTTGTAATTGCGATTAGCTCGAATACTTCTCCGGCAAAATTTTCTGTTTGCAATTCAGATGTGTACAAATTTGTATTTACACCAATTTCATATATTCCGTAATGCGTTTGATAATCAAAATACTTCCCTAACTTGACCAAAGCTACATTAGCTTCGTAAATGTATTTTTTGGGCATTTCGTAGCTGCTTGGAGCTTTGTTGAGTGTGCCGCTTATCACGAAATTTTTGCTATCTCCAAGTTCAACAGCAACGATTTGTGGCTCTTTCGGCATCTCACTATTCAAACTCACTAAGATTTCCTTGCATTCATTATTGACTGCAACAACATGAATGAATTCGATATTTTTAAAATATCTTAAAATCTCCTCAATATCGAACAATGGCGAAAGTTTTATCATGATTTTGTTGGCTTTCTTGCTCAAAATTGGAAGTAAGACAGCCAAATCGGGAGTCATTTCATCAAGTTTGAAAACTCGCTTGCCGGATTGCCGTCGAGAAGGGTCAACATACGCAAAATCAAATGTTGTCCCGCTTTTGTTGAGATATTCGATGCAATCTGCTGCAACAATCTCGACATTTTTCAAATTCAAAACCGAGAAATTATGCTTTAAAAGTTCAGCTAAATCAGCATTGTTCTCAATTATAAGATGCCTTTCAGAATTAATGGCAATAGCAGCTGAATCTACTCCCGTGCCGCCTGTGCAATCTATTGATGTCTTAAATTGATAGATTTGTGATTTGAAGAATGCCGTTTTTTCGCTTGATGATTGCTCTAAATATTTGCTATTCGGCAGTATCAAATCAAAATTTCGGCACCACGAAGGGAGCTTAGTCTTGATTCGTTGACGCGATTCAATTTGTTCTAAAGCAATCTTCAATTCGCTCGGTTCGAGTTGCCTATTTTTCAAAGCTAACTCGTGAGTGTCCGATTGGACATTATTTTCAATAAAATCTTTTACTTTTTGATTAAAATTCATAAATTTGGTTTACTTAATTTGAAACTAAGCTAAATTAACAATTTTTTCACTATTAACAACGTCAAAGGAGATTAACCAAGTCAAATTCTGAAAATATATGAAACTGAACATTAAAGACGAAGTCTCTCGGCTGGAATCGGTGATTATTGGAATAGCCAACGACAGGGGCAATACGATACATGAGAACAATCCCAAAATATCAAAACATCTGAAGCAAGGGACAATACCGCCCGAATCTCAATTAATCAAATACGTTGACTCTTTTGCCGAGCTTATCGAATCTCAAGGTGTAGAAGTTATCAGACCGCGAAATATCGAAAATCAAGACCAAATCTTTGCTCGCGACATTTCATTTGTTATTGACGATGTTATGGTCAAATCCAATATGAAAAAGGAAAATCGACGGATTGAACTTCAGGGAATTGACTTCATTCATAATCAAATTCCACCAAGTCAAATTCTCGAAATGCCCGAAGATTCTTTCATAGAGGGCGGCGATGTGATTTTGCACGGAAAATATGTTTTTGTTGGGATTTCCGAGCGAACTAATTGGAGTGGTTACGAGTTTTTGAAAAAATCATTTCCGCAAAAAGAAGTCATTCCATTTCAGCTTTGTGTAACTGAGAATCCTGCTACTAATATTCTGCACCTTGATTGTACCTTTCAGCCCGTTGGCTTAGATGCGGCGATAATTTATGGGGGAGGCTTTGTTTATTATCCCGAAGCTATTTATGATATTTTTGGAGA
This Candidatus Kapaibacterium sp. DNA region includes the following protein-coding sequences:
- a CDS encoding bifunctional UDP-3-O-[3-hydroxymyristoyl] N-acetylglucosamine deacetylase/3-hydroxyacyl-ACP dehydratase encodes the protein MEKQRTLQKSVAFSGTGLHTGNPSTITFHPAPANYGYVFVRTDLDTPIEIPALVDYVVDLSRGTTLGINGVRVHTVEHVLAALAGLRIDNCRIELNSNEPPVIDGSSMPYVNALLEAGITELNAEREYFVIDEAIRYTNEDKHVDIVALPNNDYRITVMIDYFNPALGSQHTGMFDLEKEFVSEFAPARTFCFLTEVMHLHKQGLIRGGSLDSAIVIIDKEMTPDELGELKQIFRLNGVPNLGENGILNGTNLRFKNEPVRHKLLDMIGDLALIGVPLKAQILAARPGHASNIEFGKLIRTKYLENKIKFKKPFPNDKKSLDISDIMKILPHRYPFLLIDRIISIDDENSIIIGLKNVTINEPFFGGHFPDKPVMPGVLILEALAQAGGLMITRKVENIDNKLAFFMGIKNAKFRKPVFPGDQLIMEVKLISKRLNTFLFEGKAMVDGQIVAEAEFQAALVDK
- the lpxA gene encoding acyl-ACP--UDP-N-acetylglucosamine O-acyltransferase; translation: MVTKIHPTAIVSDKAIIGNNVTIGPFTIIEDDVQIGDDCEIRSSVVIGDGARIGNNVKLFAGAVISTEPQDMKFDGEQTFTIIGDNSIIREFATINRGTKETGKTQIGSNCLIMAYCHIAHDCIIGDNVIMSNVVQIAGHVVVEDWVILGGVAKIHQFCKVGRHSMVGADVKIVKDVAPYTLVDRKPAQVEGINKIGLRRRGFEAEIINEIELFYDTLLFSGLNNSDGIAKFLQRGETSPEVNYCIDFIKNSVRGIHR
- the wbaP gene encoding undecaprenyl-phosphate galactose phosphotransferase WbaP — its product is MSDENHNKIRFDSVIRKTKDFSVVKPILLLIASDLLSIIICFAIASVVIRSFYYPALDILNLYLEFQIVMPVFFVMFTINRLYPGYGNFIVNEIHSIWITITLMFSLMAVASLFVHLQIWYVKSFFFLSWALLLFIMPIMRHIIKMVFTSKSWWGTPVLIIGSAKSAKKAIESLQKNPFGGYKPVACFIDDYKDKSIGIENIETFSLDDLHQFDLIDSIDTVIFISEGIPENRKNEAINHCVKTFKDTIIVNEIYGLSSFWLLFNSSNSFYGVNLRSNLLDKPIIIYKRFFDLILSIALLVVWLPLMLYVTLALFISGTKNVIYKQVRMGLKGKHFNLFKFRTMKEDAHDSLSEILEKYPEKKEEYAKFHKLKDDPRITNFGRTLRKFSLDELPQFINVLKGDMSLIGPRAYLPEERIKMNDTDKLILNVKPGITGLWQVTERNDSTFEERCMADIYYIRNWTLSLDFYIFIKTIWVVMTGKSSF
- a CDS encoding DUF1207 domain-containing protein, coding for MKNIFFTAFIILMICTNVHSQSDDVLLFRPLTANTFEPRIGAHYNTCDENLRLDIGASFDLLNIKYDNSALAFGTDFFTYTRLRSDNNFKFPVETSDYFFGLNASHEHELGDDLIEARFRLAHISSHLVDGYSQNGTFFKEPFVYSREFVDLYVVYETHFTSWFSIRPYAGLTLVFSTIPDNVNQILPQIGIESEAKLNEYIKFHFAFDVKEGENRVGYISQTGIDFQFNKKFGVRLFYKYYNGNSMHGMFFDEKDIYNAVGFNVIYF
- the ssb gene encoding single-stranded DNA-binding protein is translated as MARSVNKAIILGNLGQDPELRSTPTGLSVTTLNVATTESFKDKNGEWKDNTEWHRIVVWDKMAEIAHERLKKGSKVYVEGKITNRSYDGKDGVKRYVSEIRAMMVIPLDYKAPNRNNEYADESNDEDIQVQDNNGEDIPF
- a CDS encoding HAD hydrolase-like protein, giving the protein MKKLILFDIDGTILNFKHGIAKSLFADLLSELFGKEVPDSAIPDFWGMTDLQILRIISQNIGVSYDDTLKILPTIWSRIYISFEEHTTIENVKILPGVVELINDLHDNPDIQLGL
- a CDS encoding HAD hydrolase-like protein — encoded protein: MLPPIAIKRANKFVGSENFNTNNTLIIGDTPRDIDCAKAHNIAVLCVATGAMTFDELSLLNADFVLNDLSDTRHTLEIINRLIEN
- the cmk gene encoding (d)CMP kinase; this encodes MKKIIIAIDGPAGSGKSTTAKIVAEKLGYIYIDTGAMYRAVTLEWLRCGLDMNDENLNKLMDNLSIELKQSEWGQRTFLNHEDVSSEIRLPDVTKYVSPISAYSYVREKLVEQQRLMGKNGGVVMDGRDIGTVVFPQAELKIYLVASISARVQRRLKESIAKGINVSEYEVKRQIVDRDAYDSSRSNSPLRKADDATEIDTSDLTIEQQSNLIIDLATKIINK
- a CDS encoding 4-hydroxy-3-methylbut-2-enyl diphosphate reductase, with product MKVTIDIKSGFCWGVDRTVDIAEETLNQSQTEGKNVYILGHIIHNPKEIERLEQRGLTTITHSDLERIAKDDKDAKVIIRAHGEPPATYKSAENLNLDVVDATCPLVTNLQNRVRKYHQQNFQIIIFGKKEHAEVIGLRGVCDDNCHVIKTLDEAMQITDFDRQTVFMSQTTMDKHHFHEVKEYLDSKIKNMIDLGEIDNKLLARDTTCRAVTSREEPLLNFARINDVVIFVSGKNSSNGKSLYQSCLKVNPKTHFIEDISEIDWTWFDGAETVGISGATSTPQWYMEKVKAVIEDKFNINESSLVN
- a CDS encoding class I SAM-dependent methyltransferase, producing MNFNQKVKDFIENNVQSDTHELALKNRQLEPSELKIALEQIESRQRIKTKLPSWCRNFDLILPNSKYLEQSSSEKTAFFKSQIYQFKTSIDCTGGTGVDSAAIAINSERHLIIENNADLAELLKHNFSVLNLKNVEIVAADCIEYLNKSGTTFDFAYVDPSRRQSGKRVFKLDEMTPDLAVLLPILSKKANKIMIKLSPLFDIEEILRYFKNIEFIHVVAVNNECKEILVSLNSEMPKEPQIVAVELGDSKNFVISGTLNKAPSSYEMPKKYIYEANVALVKLGKYFDYQTHYGIYEIGVNTNLYTSELQTENFAGEVFELIAITKPNAKELENILGNQPKAMLKVRNFPMKTEDLRKKLNLLEGDEYKIFAVTLCDGSKKFLICRKISID
- a CDS encoding arginine deiminase family protein, coding for MKLNIKDEVSRLESVIIGIANDRGNTIHENNPKISKHLKQGTIPPESQLIKYVDSFAELIESQGVEVIRPRNIENQDQIFARDISFVIDDVMVKSNMKKENRRIELQGIDFIHNQIPPSQILEMPEDSFIEGGDVILHGKYVFVGISERTNWSGYEFLKKSFPQKEVIPFQLCVTENPATNILHLDCTFQPVGLDAAIIYGGGFVYYPEAIYDIFGESKLIKVTQYEMYHMYPNVFSLAPDKVVSDATFGRLNDILRGKSIKVLETNYSEVGKLGGLFRCSTLPLARI